The Terriglobales bacterium genomic interval TGAAAAAAACGATCCTGCCGGGCAAGGGGGCGTCCGACTACGAACGCTACCTGCACACCGATGAGCTGCTCTCCCTGCAGAAGCCGCCCGAGGAGATGTTGCATCCGGACGAGCTCACTTTCCAGGCGACGCACCAGAGCTCGGAGCTGCTGCTGAAGGCCGTGGCCTGGGAGATGGAGCGGGCGGCAAAGTACATTGCCGGCGGCGACCTGGGAAACGCTGCGCGACTGATGCGGCGCGCCAACTTCATGCTCGACTTCCCCATCCAGGAGCTGCACATCCTGGAGACCATCACCCCGTACGAGTATCACGTGATCCGCGCCGGGCTGGGACACGGCAGCGGGCTGGATTCCCCCGGGTTCCTGGCCCTGCTGCACACTGGCCCGCGGCTGGGAGACGCCTTCTTCGAGCAGGTGAAACGCGCCGGGCTCACAGTGGAACAGCTTTACCGGCGGCATGCGGAGTTCTTCGGGCTGCACGAAGTGGCGGAGTGCCTGCTGGATTTCGACGAGAA includes:
- a CDS encoding tryptophan 2,3-dioxygenase family protein, yielding MEDLKKTILPGKGASDYERYLHTDELLSLQKPPEEMLHPDELTFQATHQSSELLLKAVAWEMERAAKYIAGGDLGNAARLMRRANFMLDFPIQELHILETITPYEYHVIRAGLGHGSGLDSPGFLALLHTGPRLGDAFFEQVKRAGLTVEQLYRRHAEFFGLHEVAECLLDFDEKVQLFRFHHLKLAQRIIGGGVIGTMGTPVEVLRQRQEHLFYKPLWDVRNEITAGINEEREKAGGEAPRY